The following are encoded in a window of Atribacterota bacterium genomic DNA:
- a CDS encoding MBL fold metallo-hydrolase encodes MYIEQFYVQKIAHSSYLLGGEENCAIVDPSRDVDRYIAVAKDMGFKITHILETHLHADFIS; translated from the coding sequence ATGTATATTGAACAGTTTTATGTACAGAAAATTGCCCACAGTTCCTATCTTTTAGGAGGAGAGGAAAATTGTGCTATTGTTGATCCTAGTCGTGATGTTGATAGATATATTGCTGTTGCAAAAGATATGGGATTTAAGATAACCCATATTTTAGAAACTCATTTGCATGCAGATTTTATATCAG
- a CDS encoding SLC13 family permease produces MLTQQVVVLMILTATIILFIFDILRVDLVAILCMLALGWSGILEPLEVISGFSSNAVIAMIAVMVMGYGISKTGIMEKFSRWIIKIVSGSKRKLIVLVSISVGLISAFIQNIGAAALFLPVIIIIAKKENYHPSELIMPMGFAAILGGTLTMVASGPLIILNDFLRNANLEPYNFFSVTPVGLLLLLTGILYFFFLGPHVLPKRDVKAVKPEQEMLIESWQLPQQVQHYHITEQSSLVGKTPEAAEIWEKYQLNILALSIEKDIEYAPWRETHFKPGQKLALLGNEERVKEFAVFYNLQLIEKSDIFPDFQNPQKAGFAESIIPPRSEFVGKTIRQLAIRKNYHIEPIMIFSQGKAVRDNFSDRILVAGDILIFHGLWRNINQLKDSGQIIVLTSIKRESEKKGKLLLAIVCFAAGIGLALAGYPLSISLLTSAVVMVLTGVLNIEEFYQAIDWKVVFLISGLIPLGIAMEKTGTAAFLAEKVMFIIQGKHPIFIIFSIALISTLFSLFMSNVASTVVLIPLIINLSLLTNMDARPLVLLVAVCAANSFILPTHQVNAMLITAGSYENSDYLKAGGIMTLLFLVVVTFVFYFLYF; encoded by the coding sequence ATGCTGACCCAACAAGTTGTTGTTTTAATGATTTTGACGGCAACAATTATCCTATTTATCTTCGACATTTTACGGGTGGACCTGGTGGCTATTTTATGCATGCTGGCATTAGGATGGTCAGGAATATTAGAACCTTTAGAGGTAATTTCAGGTTTTTCCAGTAATGCGGTGATAGCCATGATTGCCGTTATGGTAATGGGTTACGGAATTTCTAAAACAGGTATAATGGAGAAATTTTCCCGTTGGATTATAAAGATTGTTTCCGGAAGTAAGCGCAAGTTAATTGTACTGGTATCTATCTCTGTTGGTTTGATATCGGCTTTTATACAAAACATTGGTGCAGCAGCTCTTTTCTTACCGGTTATAATTATCATTGCCAAAAAAGAGAATTATCATCCATCAGAGTTGATTATGCCCATGGGTTTTGCTGCTATCTTAGGGGGAACACTTACTATGGTAGCTTCAGGTCCTCTGATAATTTTAAATGATTTCTTAAGAAACGCAAACTTGGAGCCTTATAACTTTTTTAGCGTAACCCCGGTTGGACTTTTGCTATTATTGACTGGTATCTTATACTTTTTCTTTTTAGGTCCACATGTATTGCCAAAAAGGGATGTTAAAGCAGTCAAACCTGAGCAGGAAATGTTAATAGAATCCTGGCAATTGCCCCAGCAGGTCCAACATTATCATATTACCGAACAAAGTTCTTTAGTTGGTAAAACTCCTGAAGCCGCCGAGATATGGGAAAAGTATCAGCTAAATATACTTGCTTTGTCAATCGAAAAAGATATAGAATATGCCCCCTGGAGGGAAACTCACTTTAAACCAGGTCAAAAACTGGCATTACTGGGAAATGAAGAGAGAGTAAAAGAATTTGCAGTTTTTTATAATTTGCAATTAATTGAAAAGTCAGATATTTTTCCTGATTTTCAAAATCCCCAAAAAGCTGGATTTGCCGAATCAATTATCCCTCCCAGGTCTGAATTTGTCGGTAAAACTATACGCCAGTTAGCTATTAGGAAGAATTATCATATAGAGCCAATTATGATTTTCAGCCAGGGAAAAGCAGTGCGGGATAATTTCTCCGATAGAATCCTGGTAGCAGGAGATATATTAATATTCCATGGGTTATGGAGAAATATTAATCAATTAAAAGATTCCGGCCAGATTATTGTTTTAACTTCTATTAAAAGAGAAAGTGAGAAGAAGGGAAAATTATTACTGGCAATTGTCTGTTTTGCTGCAGGGATTGGGTTGGCTCTTGCTGGGTACCCACTTTCTATTTCACTTCTTACCAGTGCAGTTGTTATGGTATTAACCGGAGTATTGAATATTGAAGAATTCTATCAGGCAATAGACTGGAAAGTGGTATTTTTAATTTCCGGTTTAATTCCCTTGGGTATTGCTATGGAAAAAACCGGCACAGCTGCTTTTCTGGCTGAAAAGGTAATGTTTATAATACAAGGCAAACATCCTATCTTTATTATTTTTTCTATTGCCCTTATTTCCACTTTATTTTCCTTATTTATGTCAAATGTGGCTTCAACCGTTGTTTTGATTCCCTTGATTATCAATTTATCATTGTTAACAAATATGGATGCCAGACCTCTGGTATTATTAGTCGCAGTTTGTGCAGCTAATTCTTTTATATTGCCCACTCATCAGGTTAATGCTATGCTGATAACTGCAGGTAGTTATGAGAACTCTGATTATTTAAAAGCAGGCGGTATCATGACTTTGTTATTTTTAGTTGTAGTTACCTTTGTTTTTTATTTCCTTTATTTCTAA